CGACGGACGAGGCGGACTGTGTCTCCGTCGCGACGGTCAGGGACGGGACAGGTGGTGAGGATGGGGAGCAAGGGTGGAGGATGGCGAGGGCTCGGGCGTGGGAAAGCTTGGAGGGCGACGGGGGGAGGAGGAAGGGTTTGGTGGATTTGATGCAATTGGAGATGAGGTTGTACTGTCGGGTCTGACGTGGCGGGCGCCCCATATCCGTCTCATATTTGGTcttgatatgaggggtgccggtcagtccGGACATTTGAGGCCGATTTAACGAGCAATCTGGGTTAAAAAATCATGACCGGGGCCCGCCCGCGCGTATGAGGCCGGTTTGAGGCGCACAGGTGTGGATGCTCTAAAATCGTAATAAAACTAAAAGAAACTAAAATCGTAATAATTTTCTGGAAAAAAAGAGAACTAAAATCGTTCGACCGATCGATCGATCTCCCGTGGGGAACAACCGTTCGACCGATCCCACCTCCGGAGCTGAAGTTTGGCAGTTATTCGCGGCCTTAAGAAAACTTCGGCCACGAGAACAATCTAGGTCCCTTCGAaatctcgcctcgcctcgcctcccctcccctcccctcctccgcCGCCTTTCTACCCCACTTTCCAGGCGCCGGCTTGTCAGATCCGGGCGCCAGCTTCAGGTATTCATCCGAACCTCTCCCAGCCTAACCTTTCCTCTGTATGCGATCTGCGCCCGTGGCTCACAGCTCCTACCACAGGGAAACGCTTGTAGGATTAGTTCTCGTACCGACGACGGCCCTAGATGTGAAATTTGTACGGGTGGCACACAAAATTACATTAGATTTTGGTGGTGCAGGTatgagctttcgattcttgtcCTTCTCGCCAAACCATTAGGGTGCGTTTGGTTGTGTTGCCCAGCTTGCCTATAGCTGAGCTAGCTTAGCTCGGCTGGGCTATCTTTGCCTTAGCTGCCCGTTTGGTTCAGTGCCGTTGCTGGCAAGAGCCAGCAGCTAGCCGTTTGCCTGTGTCGAGGGCAAGCTAGCTCGTCTTGATAGGATCCAaatatcccaaaattcttgtcctaGATTtgttaaatacggatgtatcaagtcacattttagtattagatacgtccgtatctagacaaatttaagacaagaattttgggacggagggagtagcttataACAAGTGCATCATCACTACAATACCTTGAAAAAACAGTGAAACAGAGAAACAGCTATAAGCAGATCAAGTTGTAAATAGTCATGCAAAAATTCAGCGCAGCTTTATGATGATTAATTTAACACACTGACTGATAAAGAATCTGAGTAAAAAGCTTATTGTTCAGGAATGAATAACTCTGTGACATCGTTACATGCCTGCATGAGGAGGCACGGTCATTATCTCCCTAGGAGACGATGCCGGAAGACATACAAAATAATCCTGAAAGTTCGCAGTGAAATGAATCACACAGCAGGAGCAACGGGAACGTATTCAGGAAAGCTAGTTATCACCGATCCAGCACCCAAACTCTTGAATAGCAGCCATCGGTCTCCCCTTCAACATGGAAGCCACTTGTTCATTGGTGGCCACAGATGTCTGTAGCGCAAGTCGGATGAAGAGAGGGTATTCTTCAATGTCATCAATTATTTTGAATAAATTCTCATTCGGGTTGGTACGTGTGTGGAACGCATAGTATCCGACATATCACGCAGAGACCGCGTCATGTCTTGAGCTGCGCTCTCATCACACTTCACCCACTTACCTTTATCACGTTTGCCACCTCTAGGACGCTTCGAAGACGAGCATTCATTAGTGGTGTCGTCAAGAACACAATCTGAATCATAATGTGTTGCAGGATCAACCTTAACATCACTCATATTTTCTTCTCGGTATCACCAATAAAATCCTTGTCACGGGCATGAACACGGTCATAGGGTGTTTGAAGGACCGTGAACTCTCCGGTAGCATGCTTATCCTGAAATATGAACTCCATCTAATCAAAGTTGGCAATAGGCACATTGATATATTTCCCCCTTTTGTCTTTGTTCTGGAAGAGAGAAGTAGCATGAAAATGTTAGTTAGTTACAAAAGATAAAATATGATACTAGATGGAAATATAATTTGACAAAATTTATATGTAGCACTCACATTCTTCAATCAAACACACCCTTGATCTTCGGTTTTGCTAGAGCACGTCTAGATGTGCCCTAAGTATTGCACATCAAAGtgtaagtcctatgtcattgattttacTCGGAGATTCATGCaggtattttcctttttcttttgcttttCCTTTTTATGTTGATTGAGTCACTTAGATTTGCAGTAACTAGACAGACCCTTTGATCTTTCTATTTAGAGTAATCCTGATATTTTAGTTTTCGACAAGTGTTAATGCTACTGTACTAACTTTTTCCTTTTGATAGCCACGATATTCAACTACTGGGTGTGTTAAATTCTCGAGGATGATGAATCGTCAGTTTGCGAATATGATAGTACACAATTACCCCAAGGGAGTTTATTCCCTGCGCCGTATCAACCTCATGGAGCATCTCTTCTACCCTTCAACAGAAGCTGCCCAAAAAGCAGAAGCCAATAAGAAGGGATGGTTATCCACCATGTTGAAAGGGAGCCCCAAGCAGCGTCTGCCCAAGACGAACATCAACTTCTCATCACTGCCTAACATGGCCGATTTAACGGCCAGACATTTCTTCTCCCTGCTGAAAGGGCAGGGGGAGGGCTCTGTCATGTTCGTCAGCCCTAACGTCCACACGATGATGTACGACACTAGCACGGACTTTGTCTTTGGCATGCCCCAAGCCAACTTCTGTAAGCAGAGCGACTCAATCTCCCTGTCCATCACTCGGCGGGGCTATGGCCAAGAATACCACGAGCTGTATGTCATAGGCAAAGGAGAGGACGGTGGCTTGTTTGAGGTCTTGAAATATACCAGGACAACTGATCTGAGCAAACCGCCTTGGTACTGGCGACCTCTGCCCTGCCCGCCATTGTTTCCGCAGTGCTTGCCTGGCGGCAACAGCAAAGTTTGTGCTCCCTCTGCAGCGGTCGTGTTGGATGCCACCACAATATGTGCCTCATCCGTGGATGCCGGAGCCTGCGCCTTCTTTGACACGGTAACCCGCGAGTGGAGACAGGCTGGCAGCTGGGTGCTGCCCGTCCATGGTGCGGCAGAGTATGTCCCTGAGTTTGGCCTCTGGTTTGGCCTCGACGATGCCATTGGCAACCCCAACCATTGCCTGCGTGCTTTTGACTTCGATTCCTCCAGGCAACCGGTGGTGCGGCACTCCTGGAGCTATCTCAGCCGCCTGCCGGATGAGTGCTTGCCACGGCAGAGGCACCTGCTAAACATGGGCTCAGGTAAGTTCTGCATCGCCACCAGCTTTCGGAATCTCTTGAGGCACACCTCGTGCGCACCACTTGATGGTGCGGTCGATGAGCTTACCATCTTGACCGGTGTGGAGGTGGTGCGCGATGTCAATGGTTTCCAGATCATCAAGCACAAGTCTGAATGTTACAGTTTGGAGGACAATAGAATCCACTGCGTGCTCTGAGGAAAACTTATCTATGTGTCACTGTTATTGGATTGATCCTTCCATGGTTTTTCTCATCAGATGTGAATGAATATATTTGCTTAGCTTTTATCTCCATGGTTGAAATAGTCAAATAGGCAATTGATGGCTGCAAGAAGAAATGAAAGCATCATGGTGCATCTTTCTTTATGGAATATTGTTTTTGGTAAAAAATTATAAATTAAAATTATTGGTCATGCTATCTGCTTAAATTCTAGCatatatttttagtttttttaCCTCTGCGCTTGAGTCAACTAGTAAAACTTCATCTTGAGGATTTCTCCGTCCTTTCTCCTACCTTTATCTCGAGTGTAGAATGCGCGCCCGCCTTGGCCCCAGCAGACCACACCCGCGATTCTTTGTGGCAGTGAACTGTTTGGGTATGCTCCCTGCTTCGAAGAGTATTCCCACCATGTGATTTTGTGACTTAAACTAGTTTATATTTTATTAATTAACTATTTATGCTCAAAGTTTGACACTATAGTACAGGCCACAGGGGGCTCAATAAACCCGGACCGAGTGAGTATTAATTATCCTGCTTTGATGCGCTTGTTTTTTGGTGAGTTTATTTCACTGGTTCTTCTTTTCATCGTGTTATGAGGCCGCCGCTATGAATCCGTCTGGTGGTAACTTTGGTCCTTGACTCTGATCGTTCTTGTTTAGCATTTTGTAGTATCTATACATTGTTCAGCGTGCATGTAGCGGAATTTTATAGAACTGTTTTTTGTTCATTGCCTGCTTTAGCTAATTAATACCCTCTACTATACGTGTATGGGCTGTTGGTTCTGGAGCGATAATACAGTGTTCACATAATTTATATGCCCAGAGTGATAATTTACAGGAATCCCAGGACACTATAGTCTTCATTCTGTAGACAATTTACATGCGCAGGGCCTCTTGCTGAGTGCAATATCATACAAGACACCTATAGGATTTGGAATGAGCCTAGTCTTCCTCAATAAAAAGATATAAGTAGAAGGACGGCATACGTGAAACAGAGACAAGTGTGATAGATCAATGAAATAGTCAAGGACCTCCAGAAACAAAATATCAGTGTACTTAACAAGTGGTGGTGGAAACTTGATACTCAAGATGGTTTTTGGCAAGATATAGTTAAAGCGAAATGTCTTCAGAGAGATTCTGTGGCCACGGTCAAAAGCAGATTCTCTGATTCCCCTATTTGGAAGGCTATTATGAAAGTAAAAGAGTGCTATATGGCTGGTAGGGATGTGCTTCTTGGTTCTGGTAATATTGCTAGACTGCAGATGTGCTCTTTTATTGTTGGGCTGGATATTACCTCTGATCCTGATAAGATTGTTTAGGCTTTGGGCCCCAAGCAGACTTTTACTACTAAGTTGATGTATGAACACATAGAGAGAAATATCACGGGTTGTGGTTTTAAGTGGATTTGGAAAGCTAAAATTCCTTCTAAAATCCATATCTTCCTTTGGCAACTTTTTCAATATGCCGTGTTGACCAGGGATGCTATGAGCAGGAGAAATTGGACGGGGAATCCGCGCTGCTCTTTTTGCAGCAAGAGAGAGATGTCCCAGCATCTCTTCTTCTTATGCCCATTGGCTAGGGTGGTTTGGAGAACTGTGAGATTAGTCTTTGGCACCGAGTTGTGCCCTAACAACATTTGGCAGTTTTATTTGTGGTACTATACAATGCAACGGCTCTCTCGCGACCCCGACCCCGCGCCCCTCAACCAGCCCCCACCGGCGGCGGCCACCCCGGCCCCGCCGGCCACCCTACCGGCGCCTCGCGTGCTCCCGCGCTCGCGGCCGCTACCCCCAGCCTGTAGGATGCGGCAGGAGAACGGTGGCCGGCGGAGTGCGCAGGTCTCCCGCTCGTGCTCCTCGAAGGCTGCAGCGACGAGCTTCCCAGCTCCGTCACCCGCCAccttggccggcgcctcctccagcCAGCTGCCGGAGCCACCGGCGTCGATCCCCATCACCCCTCCCCCGCTCGATCCAGATCAGGCGGATCTGGATCCCGTCTCTCGGTTGCCTCCGGCTGTCCGGAGCGATGCTCCTGACGATGTGATGGGGGTGCTGCTCAGGGCTAGGCCTGGCTCCCGGTGCTCCACCGTCGATGGCGAGGGGAGTGTGGAGCTGGCCCATCTGCCGCCGACCATCGTTCCCTGCACCATGAAGCGCTTGCCATGTTGCTCTCTTCTCAAGGATGTGGGCAAACTTCCTCCCGATCTGGTGATGTCGGTAGTGCCACCGCCGCCCCTCTGGAGCTCCGctggcgaggaggaggacgacaatGACGACGGAGAGGAGGAGCTTGCTCCACGGTCGCCGCCGGCTGCCTCCCAGTATTCCCTGTGCTCTGTTGACGCCAATGTTGCTCATGCGGGGCCGTGGGCATCTCTGGGCGATGCAGATGGCCAGGGTTCAGGCGAGGATCGTGACAACGGCGATTCTGGCAAAGGGGACCTGGCGCACCGAAGACGGCAACGTCTGTTGTCGAAGGCTCATGCTCTGGTGCGGTTGGTGCGTCGACTGCTTGCTGCTATCCTTGTGATCAGGCGGAAGTTGTGGTCGCACAACCTGGGGATGGTCCCTGGATTTACGTCGGACGAAGGCGTCGTCCCCGTCATGTGCCTTGCAGCAAGTCTTCCACGTCCCCGACCTTTCATGATGCGAGGTCTGTGCAAGCCGACACATTCAAGAGGAGAACCCGTGGTCGATGTTTCCGTTGCTTGGCTCTGGACCACAAGGTTGCGTCCTGCCGCGACCCGTTTCGATGCCTCACTTGCCTTCGCTCTGGACACCGTGAGAGGGACTGTTCTCTGCGTCACTCCTCCGTCGAAGCTGTTCGCCACTGTGTGCGTGACCCCCCAGCTCCACCTCGCCCTTCCTCAGATGGGCGCTCTTGGGCTTCGGTTGTTGCTCCCGCAATGTGTGTGCAAGCTCCTGAGTCTGCAAGGATTGTTGAAGCTCCAAGCGAAGGTTCTATTGATCAGGGTGTTGCGACATCTGATGATGCTATGCTTGTCTCATTTCGTGCGGAGCTGCAAAGCTTGGTTGAGTTTGCGCTCCGCCCGCTGCGCAAGCTGGAGGACTCTTTGTGCCTGTGGTTGGCACGTGCGTCCGACCTCTTGGAGCAGGCGGAGGTGTCTGATGGTGAGCGTGGGTTGAGCCCAGCCTCCTTGCAGGGACCTTGCTCCTTAGGCACTGCCGTTCATGGTTTGACGCTACCAAAAGATGGGAGCAAAGGTGTTGATGACATTGGCGACAAGGTTGGGTTGGCGCCCTCAGGGTATGTTGCTGCCGTGGAGTCTGCAGGGCAGCATGCGTCGGTCAAGTCTATGGCCTTGTTTGACAAGGTGGCCACCGAGCTTAGCCTTCCTACTTCTGCCTCCAATGAGGTGTGGGGCATTGCAAAGGGATGCGCATCGGCATTTGAGGGCCAAAACACTTTACACGTCTTCATCGAGCTGGTCAAAAGCCTTTCTGCCGTGCCTGCGATCACCCAAGGGTTGATTCACCTTGTCAATGCAGTGAAGATCAAGAATGTCAACCAACTGGCAGGCGTCGCCTCGGGCGTGGGGACCGCATGTCATGATGTTAGCCATTAGTATGTGCCTTCCTCTCATGTGCTTATTATTCTGGGAGTAGTCCGCATGTTGTTTCGCGGGATGGCTTTTGTAGCGCGCCATCTGCGGGGTCCTTGTTGGCTTGTCGGGTCTGTGTGTGGGTTTGACCCTTGATGTACCGG
Above is a window of Triticum dicoccoides isolate Atlit2015 ecotype Zavitan chromosome 5B, WEW_v2.0, whole genome shotgun sequence DNA encoding:
- the LOC119310700 gene encoding uncharacterized protein LOC119310700; amino-acid sequence: MMNRQFANMIVHNYPKGVYSLRRINLMEHLFYPSTEAAQKAEANKKGWLSTMLKGSPKQRLPKTNINFSSLPNMADLTARHFFSLLKGQGEGSVMFVSPNVHTMMYDTSTDFVFGMPQANFCKQSDSISLSITRRGYGQEYHELYVIGKGEDGGLFEVLKYTRTTDLSKPPWYWRPLPCPPLFPQCLPGGNSKVCAPSAAVVLDATTICASSVDAGACAFFDTVTREWRQAGSWVLPVHGAAEYVPEFGLWFGLDDAIGNPNHCLRAFDFDSSRQPVVRHSWSYLSRLPDECLPRQRHLLNMGSGLLKSDDEEAMWRGAMMLRENAKNMMCICAAAQDDGAMD